A section of the Mergibacter septicus genome encodes:
- a CDS encoding ABC transporter ATP-binding protein: MYALEISQLTKEYKNGVKALKGIDFKVKAGDFYALLGHNGAGKSTTIGIICSLVNKTSGNVKVFGYDLDSQLSELKKQIGVVPQEFNFNQFEKVQDILLNQAGYYGVDRHTALQRAEFWLKKLDLWDKRQHKSMALSGGMKRRLMIARALMHQPKLLILDEPTAGVDIELRRSMWQFLKELNQQGTTIILTTHYLEEAEMLCRNVGIIQQGQLVVDTSMKNLLAKLESEIFILDLAPNNGIKELEGYKLVQVDENTIEVEVKRTQGLTALFQQLAQQQIEVLSMRNKANRLEELFVGMNDKK, from the coding sequence ATGTATGCATTAGAAATTAGTCAATTAACTAAAGAATATAAAAATGGTGTTAAAGCCCTAAAAGGAATTGATTTTAAAGTAAAAGCAGGTGATTTTTACGCTCTACTTGGACACAATGGTGCAGGAAAATCAACCACTATTGGCATTATCTGTTCATTAGTCAATAAAACCAGTGGTAATGTCAAAGTATTTGGTTATGACCTAGATAGTCAACTCAGTGAGTTAAAAAAACAAATTGGCGTGGTACCACAGGAATTTAACTTTAACCAATTTGAAAAAGTGCAAGATATTTTGCTAAACCAAGCTGGCTATTATGGTGTCGATCGACATACAGCATTGCAACGTGCCGAATTTTGGCTAAAGAAATTAGATTTGTGGGATAAACGTCAACATAAATCTATGGCGCTTTCAGGTGGTATGAAAAGACGCTTAATGATTGCTCGAGCTTTAATGCACCAGCCTAAATTACTTATTTTAGATGAGCCTACTGCAGGTGTTGATATTGAATTACGCCGTAGTATGTGGCAATTCCTAAAAGAGTTGAATCAACAAGGTACAACCATCATTCTCACAACTCACTATTTAGAAGAAGCCGAAATGCTTTGTCGTAATGTTGGGATAATCCAACAAGGACAATTAGTTGTAGATACCTCAATGAAAAATCTACTAGCAAAATTAGAAAGTGAGATTTTTATCCTCGATCTTGCCCCTAATAATGGCATCAAAGAATTAGAGGGATATAAGTTAGTACAAGTTGATGAAAATACTATTGAAGTTGAAGTGAAACGCACACAAGGATTAACAGCACTTTTTCAACAACTGGCACAACAACAAATTGAAGTATTAAGTATGCGGAATAAAGCTAATCGCCTTGAAGAGTTATTTGTTGGAATGAATGATAAAAAATAA
- the yjgA gene encoding ribosome biogenesis factor YjgA, producing MMRHKKNTIDWDSIEAEVKGRLTEEEEEIIWVSKSELKRDAEELKQLGAKLIALPEATLAKIPLDDQLLDAIQLARRLQRESLRRQLQFIGKLLRKCDTDPIYAVLEQIENKHNQQKVLFHQLEQLREQLVADNESAKAVFSQLSTDYPMLDRQHLRNLIRMVHKEKAQNKPPKAFRELFQYLKILLEVDE from the coding sequence ATTATGCGACATAAGAAAAATACCATCGATTGGGATAGCATTGAAGCGGAAGTAAAAGGAAGGTTAACCGAAGAAGAGGAAGAAATTATTTGGGTAAGTAAAAGTGAATTAAAACGTGATGCGGAAGAACTCAAACAACTTGGTGCCAAACTTATCGCCTTACCCGAAGCCACATTAGCCAAAATCCCTCTAGACGATCAATTACTTGATGCTATTCAACTTGCTCGCCGTTTACAACGTGAAAGTTTACGCCGTCAATTACAATTTATTGGTAAATTATTAAGAAAATGTGATACCGATCCAATTTATGCGGTGTTAGAACAAATAGAAAACAAACATAATCAGCAAAAAGTGCTCTTTCATCAATTAGAACAACTTAGAGAACAACTTGTCGCTGACAATGAATCAGCAAAAGCTGTATTTAGTCAACTTTCTACCGATTATCCGATGCTAGATCGCCAACACTTACGCAATCTAATTCGTATGGTACACAAAGAAAAAGCACAAAATAAACCACCAAAAGCATTTAGAGAACTCTTTCAATATTTAAAAATATTACTTGAAGTAGATGAATAA
- the dinB gene encoding DNA polymerase IV → MQKIIHIDMDCFYAAIEIRNNPALRGKPVAVGGDPHRRGVLTTCNYEARHFGLHSAMPSAQAVRRCPNLILLPVNMPLYRQVSAEIHQIFQRYTQLIEPLSLDEAYLDVTECRACNGSATWIANEIRQAIATELHLTASAGIAPLKFLAKIASEQNKPNGQFVIPPEQVDAFIATLPLKKIPGVGKVSAEKLAQLGLHTCGDIRQFSQHRLFDLFGKAGQRIWQFSHGIDERKVQPQRIRKSVGIEITLEQDIELLEQGIEIAFQLYPKLLQRLRQTKCQLSALAVKLSVKLKFDDFQTTTIEKTFQRLTEDNAPVFDDFQQLLTTIWQRRQHRKIRLIGLQINLPDPNILPANQLSLW, encoded by the coding sequence ATGCAAAAGATCATTCATATTGATATGGATTGTTTTTATGCGGCGATTGAAATTCGCAATAATCCAGCTTTGCGAGGTAAGCCTGTTGCAGTTGGAGGTGATCCTCATCGAAGGGGAGTGCTAACAACTTGTAACTATGAAGCACGTCATTTTGGTTTACATAGTGCGATGCCTTCAGCACAAGCAGTTAGACGTTGCCCTAATTTAATTTTATTACCTGTTAATATGCCATTGTATCGTCAAGTATCCGCCGAAATTCACCAAATATTTCAACGTTATACTCAATTAATTGAACCTTTATCATTAGATGAAGCTTATCTTGATGTGACAGAATGTCGAGCTTGTAATGGATCTGCAACTTGGATAGCGAATGAAATTCGACAAGCGATTGCAACAGAATTACATTTAACCGCATCTGCTGGAATTGCACCCTTAAAATTTTTAGCCAAAATTGCTTCCGAACAGAATAAACCAAATGGTCAATTTGTGATTCCACCAGAACAAGTTGACGCATTTATTGCTACTTTACCACTGAAAAAAATACCGGGTGTTGGCAAGGTTTCCGCAGAAAAACTGGCTCAATTAGGTTTACATACTTGCGGTGATATTCGTCAATTTTCTCAACATCGTTTATTCGATCTTTTTGGTAAAGCAGGGCAGCGGATTTGGCAATTTAGTCATGGCATTGATGAACGTAAAGTTCAACCACAAAGAATTCGGAAATCTGTTGGTATTGAAATTACGTTAGAACAAGATATTGAATTACTAGAACAAGGAATAGAAATTGCTTTTCAACTTTATCCTAAATTATTACAACGTTTACGCCAGACAAAATGTCAACTTTCGGCTTTAGCGGTAAAGTTAAGTGTCAAATTAAAATTTGATGATTTTCAAACAACAACAATAGAAAAAACCTTTCAACGTTTAACAGAAGATAATGCTCCTGTGTTTGATGACTTTCAGCAATTATTAACCACAATATGGCAACGCCGACAACACAGAAAGATTCGTTTAATCGGTTTACAAATTAATTTACCCGATCCCAATATATTACCTGCTAATCAGCTCAGTTTATGGTAA
- the htpX gene encoding protease HtpX, whose translation MMRILLFLVTNMAVLFVFNIILNLLGIQPRSAEGLLIFALLFGFAGSFVSLIFSKSMALRSVEGEIITTPSNQEEKWLLDTIQQQSQKAGIPMPEVAIYPSQEVNAFATGATKNNSLVAVSSGLMQQMSKDEVEAVLAHEISHIANGDMVTMTLLQGVLNTFVIWLSRLIATVASSTRNDDEEESSNSGIYFLVSLVLEIVFGFLASLIAMWFSRYREFRADAGSAQLVGKEKMIAALQRLQSLHEPVESTGTLAAFAINGKRSGSFTELLMSHPPLEKRIQALREL comes from the coding sequence ATGATGCGAATTTTGCTATTTCTTGTAACGAATATGGCGGTTTTATTCGTTTTCAATATCATTTTAAATTTACTTGGCATACAACCTCGTAGTGCAGAAGGATTATTAATTTTTGCGTTACTTTTTGGTTTTGCAGGATCTTTTGTTTCACTGATTTTTTCAAAATCAATGGCACTTCGAAGTGTTGAGGGTGAAATTATTACAACGCCTTCTAATCAAGAGGAAAAATGGCTATTAGATACTATTCAGCAACAAAGCCAAAAAGCAGGTATTCCAATGCCTGAAGTGGCTATTTATCCTTCTCAAGAAGTCAATGCCTTTGCTACAGGAGCAACCAAAAATAATTCATTAGTGGCTGTTAGTTCAGGATTGATGCAGCAAATGAGTAAAGATGAAGTTGAAGCCGTTTTAGCACACGAAATTAGCCATATAGCCAATGGTGATATGGTAACAATGACGTTATTACAGGGTGTATTAAATACCTTTGTTATTTGGTTATCCCGTTTAATTGCTACTGTTGCTTCTAGTACAAGAAATGATGACGAAGAAGAGAGCAGTAATAGTGGTATCTACTTTTTAGTTTCTCTGGTGTTAGAAATTGTATTTGGTTTCCTTGCAAGTCTAATTGCAATGTGGTTTTCTCGTTATCGTGAGTTTCGTGCTGATGCAGGATCTGCACAATTAGTCGGAAAAGAGAAAATGATCGCTGCATTACAACGTTTACAAAGTTTACACGAACCAGTTGAAAGTACAGGAACTTTAGCAGCGTTTGCGATTAATGGTAAAAGAAGTGGTAGCTTCACTGAGTTATTGATGAGCCACCCACCATTAGAAAAACGTATTCAAGCTTTGCGTGAATTATAA
- the thiB gene encoding thiamine ABC transporter substrate binding subunit codes for MNNLSKFLLSTFCVGLFSISTVFADKPSLNVYTYSSFGGKSKLKKAFEEKCGCEVKFEKFDDAILVFNKLRLDGNKSKADVLIGLDANLIDEAKKSGLFAANNLNLNHLQLPIKWTDQTFLPYDFGEFAFIYNQDKLKNPPKSLAELINRQDLKVIYQDPRTSSVGRGLLLWMNSAFPANQIADEWKKLAKHTVTVTKGWSEAYGAFLKGEADLVLSYNTSPLYHQLNENEYKYVATKFNQGGILQIEVAAKLKHSPHQKLADEFLAFLVSPEAQKIIALNNVMLPVVDVKIDAGYDQLRQQQLKANVVDTTKINQAMIKKWLTTWQNALVD; via the coding sequence ATGAACAACTTATCAAAGTTTCTTTTATCTACTTTTTGTGTTGGTCTTTTTAGTATTTCAACCGTTTTTGCGGATAAGCCTAGTTTAAACGTCTATACTTATAGTTCTTTTGGCGGTAAGTCTAAATTAAAAAAGGCTTTTGAAGAGAAGTGCGGATGTGAAGTTAAATTTGAAAAATTTGATGATGCAATTTTAGTCTTTAATAAATTACGTTTAGACGGCAACAAATCCAAAGCAGATGTTTTAATCGGCTTAGATGCAAACTTAATTGATGAAGCAAAAAAATCAGGATTATTTGCAGCGAATAATCTTAATTTGAACCATTTACAGTTACCAATTAAATGGACAGATCAAACCTTCCTACCTTATGATTTTGGGGAATTTGCTTTTATTTACAACCAAGATAAATTGAAAAATCCGCCAAAAAGTTTAGCTGAATTAATTAATCGTCAAGATTTAAAAGTTATTTATCAAGATCCACGTACAAGTTCAGTTGGGCGAGGGTTATTACTATGGATGAATAGTGCATTTCCAGCAAATCAAATTGCTGATGAATGGAAAAAACTTGCTAAACATACGGTTACTGTTACGAAAGGTTGGTCGGAAGCTTATGGGGCTTTTTTAAAAGGGGAGGCTGATTTAGTCTTAAGTTATAATACCTCTCCGCTATATCATCAGTTAAACGAGAATGAGTATAAATATGTAGCCACGAAATTTAATCAAGGGGGCATTTTACAAATTGAAGTGGCTGCAAAATTAAAACATAGCCCACATCAAAAATTAGCTGATGAATTTTTAGCTTTTCTGGTTAGTCCAGAAGCTCAGAAAATTATTGCCTTAAATAATGTGATGTTACCAGTGGTCGATGTTAAAATTGATGCAGGATATGATCAGTTAAGACAACAACAATTAAAAGCAAATGTTGTTGATACAACTAAGATTAATCAAGCAATGATTAAAAAATGGTTGACAACGTGGCAAAATGCTTTAGTGGATTAA
- the thiP gene encoding thiamine/thiamine pyrophosphate ABC transporter permease ThiP, translating to MLKKFYKSVLYRYSQIKSYFWGIAVFIFLLFFYASSLIALWQQNGTQWGELWQDPYLWHVIRFSFYQASLSVVLSLILAIPVARALFYLEFFAKPLLLKLFTLTYVLPSLVVIFGIIGVYGNNGWLSHFFHWFNLTLPSVYGLNGILLTHLFFNMPLASKVLLQSLQSIPPQQHQLAAQLNIRGWAFFRLIELPYIRQQLLPLASLIFLLCFTSFTIVLTLGGGPKYTTLEVAIYQAITFDFDLSKAAFFAVLQFIFCFGLFTVTTFFHQAPPSSPHNSWWIAPISRLNKVVLSLILISAMLFIILPLLNTLYSALKVSDFWAVWFNPELWQAIGFTIILAPTAGMISVFFSLGLLLTARQLRWQKYRWLAENFLNIGTLILAIPTLVLAIGLYLNLQYFDVDIILLFLIVAICNALMAMPFVIRLLAVPLNNNMLHYQNLCLSLNIRGWKRWLLVEKATLLAPLKSAFAFATALSLGDFTIMALLGSQDFTSLPRLLYQQLGHYKTQDAAVTALILLLMCCFIFLFIERQTMEQRNATDDFS from the coding sequence ATGTTAAAAAAATTCTATAAGAGTGTGTTATATCGCTATTCTCAAATCAAAAGTTATTTCTGGGGAATAGCGGTATTTATTTTTTTACTATTTTTTTATGCTTCAAGTCTCATCGCTCTTTGGCAACAAAACGGAACACAGTGGGGCGAGTTATGGCAGGATCCTTATTTATGGCACGTTATCCGTTTTAGTTTTTATCAAGCGAGTTTATCCGTTGTTTTATCGCTGATTTTAGCAATACCAGTTGCAAGAGCATTATTTTATCTTGAATTTTTTGCGAAACCTTTATTATTAAAACTGTTTACCTTAACTTATGTTTTGCCATCATTAGTGGTGATTTTTGGGATTATTGGAGTTTATGGTAATAATGGCTGGTTATCTCATTTCTTTCACTGGTTTAATCTCACTTTACCCAGTGTTTATGGCTTGAATGGGATTTTGCTTACTCATCTCTTTTTTAATATGCCGCTGGCAAGTAAAGTCTTATTACAAAGTTTACAAAGTATCCCACCACAACAACATCAGCTTGCAGCACAATTAAACATTCGAGGTTGGGCATTTTTCCGCTTAATTGAATTGCCGTATATTCGTCAACAACTTCTCCCTTTGGCTAGTCTTATTTTTTTACTTTGTTTTACAAGTTTTACAATAGTCTTAACTTTGGGTGGTGGTCCTAAATATACAACATTAGAAGTTGCGATTTATCAGGCAATTACCTTCGATTTTGATCTTAGCAAGGCAGCCTTTTTTGCCGTGTTACAATTTATTTTTTGCTTTGGCTTATTTACTGTAACGACCTTTTTTCACCAAGCACCTCCTAGTTCACCACATAATAGTTGGTGGATAGCACCAATCTCTCGGTTAAATAAAGTGGTTTTAAGCCTTATCCTCATATCTGCTATGCTTTTTATCATTTTACCGTTATTAAATACATTATATTCAGCCTTGAAAGTATCTGATTTTTGGGCTGTTTGGTTCAATCCAGAATTATGGCAAGCGATTGGTTTTACTATAATACTGGCTCCAACTGCAGGTATGATCAGTGTCTTTTTCTCTTTAGGATTATTATTAACCGCACGTCAGTTACGCTGGCAAAAATATCGTTGGCTGGCAGAGAATTTTCTTAATATTGGTACGTTAATTTTAGCTATCCCAACCTTAGTATTAGCAATTGGTTTGTATTTAAATTTACAATATTTTGATGTAGATATTATTTTGTTATTTTTGATTGTGGCAATTTGTAATGCTTTAATGGCAATGCCATTTGTGATCAGATTGCTAGCCGTTCCATTAAATAACAATATGTTACATTATCAAAATTTATGCTTGTCATTAAATATTCGTGGGTGGAAACGTTGGTTATTAGTCGAAAAGGCAACCTTATTAGCACCTTTAAAATCTGCTTTTGCTTTCGCAACAGCATTATCTTTAGGTGATTTTACAATCATGGCATTATTAGGCTCACAAGATTTTACTTCTCTGCCTCGTTTGTTATATCAACAATTAGGGCATTATAAAACGCAAGATGCAGCAGTAACCGCACTGATTTTATTGCTGATGTGTTGTTTTATTTTTTTATTTATTGAACGTCAAACAATGGAACAGAGAAATGCAACCGATGATTTTAGTTAA
- the thiQ gene encoding thiamine ABC transporter ATP-binding protein has protein sequence MILVKQLVFDYKTMLMQFDFSVPEGQKVAIVGASGAGKSTLLNLIAGFEKATSGEIWLNGQENTDTQPYQRPVSMLFQENNLFPHLNVLQNILLGLRPTLIPTSQELVAVEQVAEKVGLGQYLTRLPTALSGGQKQRVAIARCLLRDQPILLLDEPFSALDLVLRQEMLELLDQLCSDKNLTLLMVTHQLKEVESRINRVISIETGRINANYLVNMNS, from the coding sequence ATGATTTTAGTTAAACAGCTTGTTTTCGATTATAAAACTATGTTGATGCAGTTTGATTTTTCTGTACCAGAAGGGCAGAAAGTTGCTATTGTTGGTGCAAGTGGGGCGGGTAAAAGTACTTTACTCAATTTGATCGCTGGTTTTGAAAAGGCGACATCAGGAGAAATTTGGTTAAACGGCCAAGAGAATACTGATACCCAACCATATCAACGCCCTGTTTCAATGCTATTTCAAGAAAATAATCTTTTTCCTCATTTAAATGTATTACAAAATATTCTTTTAGGGCTTAGACCAACATTAATTCCTACTTCTCAAGAGCTAGTAGCAGTGGAGCAAGTAGCGGAAAAAGTTGGTTTAGGGCAATATCTCACTCGTCTTCCAACAGCATTATCTGGTGGACAAAAACAGCGAGTAGCGATTGCACGTTGTTTATTGCGAGATCAACCTATTTTATTGCTAGATGAACCTTTTTCGGCGTTAGACCTTGTGTTAAGACAAGAAATGCTTGAACTGCTCGATCAACTTTGTAGCGACAAAAATCTGACTTTATTGATGGTAACTCATCAATTAAAAGAAGTAGAGTCTAGGATTAATCGTGTTATTTCAATTGAAACTGGTCGGATCAATGCAAATTATTTGGTTAATATGAATAGCTAA
- the bioB gene encoding biotin synthase BioB: MTITPIQLSSITPHPSVEYWSVCKVEALFETPFLELVYRAAQVHRENFNPQAIQLSTLMSIKTGGCPEDCGYCPQSARYQTGVQNQKILDIEEIVEKAKIAKARGAGRFCMGAAWRGPKPKDIEKVTAIIKAVKELGLETCGTFGLLQDGMAEELKEAGLDYYNHNLDTSPEYYHEVIGTRRFDDRINTLGKVRQAGLKVCCGGIVGMNETRKERAGLIASLANLDPQPESVPINQLVKVEGTPLMEAEDLDWTEFVRTIAVARITMPKSYVRLSAGRHGMPEAMQAMCFLAGANSIFYGDKLLVTGNPEEDTDQLLMAKLDLEPETEHNRKLEVDN; this comes from the coding sequence ATGACAATAACACCAATTCAACTGAGTTCTATTACCCCACATCCATCAGTGGAGTATTGGTCTGTTTGTAAGGTTGAAGCGCTCTTTGAAACTCCTTTTTTAGAGTTAGTATATCGTGCAGCCCAAGTGCATCGAGAAAATTTTAATCCTCAGGCTATCCAACTATCAACTTTAATGTCTATTAAAACAGGGGGTTGTCCTGAAGATTGTGGTTATTGTCCTCAATCAGCTCGTTACCAAACAGGAGTACAAAATCAAAAAATCTTGGATATTGAGGAGATTGTTGAAAAAGCGAAAATTGCGAAAGCTCGTGGAGCAGGACGGTTTTGTATGGGGGCAGCTTGGCGTGGTCCAAAACCGAAAGATATTGAAAAAGTAACAGCTATTATTAAAGCCGTAAAAGAATTAGGGTTAGAAACTTGCGGAACTTTTGGTTTACTTCAAGATGGTATGGCTGAGGAGTTAAAAGAGGCTGGATTAGATTATTATAATCATAATTTGGATACTTCCCCAGAATACTACCACGAAGTTATAGGTACTCGCCGTTTTGATGATCGTATTAATACCTTAGGTAAAGTAAGACAAGCTGGCTTAAAAGTCTGTTGTGGTGGTATTGTTGGTATGAATGAAACCCGTAAAGAACGGGCAGGTTTAATTGCAAGTTTAGCAAATTTAGATCCGCAGCCAGAATCTGTTCCTATCAACCAATTAGTGAAAGTAGAAGGGACACCACTTATGGAAGCAGAAGATCTTGATTGGACAGAGTTTGTAAGAACAATCGCTGTTGCAAGGATTACAATGCCTAAAAGCTATGTTCGTCTATCTGCAGGGCGACATGGCATGCCAGAAGCGATGCAAGCAATGTGTTTTCTTGCTGGTGCAAATTCTATCTTTTATGGCGATAAATTATTGGTGACAGGTAATCCAGAAGAAGATACCGATCAATTATTAATGGCTAAATTAGATTTAGAACCTGAAACCGAACATAATCGTAAATTAGAAGTAGATAATTAA
- the aroK gene encoding shikimate kinase AroK: MTEKRNIFLIGPMGAGKSTIGRQLAQLLNMDFVDSDQEIEQRAGADIGWIFDVEGEDGFRKREERIINELSQRQGLVLSTGGGSILSKETRNHLSARGIVIYLETTVEKQYQRTQRDKKRPLLQGVEDPRQVLEDLAKVRNPLYEEIADITLQTDDQSAKLTASRIIELLQNDQN; this comes from the coding sequence ATGACAGAAAAAAGAAATATTTTTTTGATAGGACCGATGGGGGCAGGCAAGAGTACTATCGGACGGCAGTTAGCTCAATTACTCAATATGGACTTTGTCGATTCTGATCAGGAAATAGAGCAACGTGCTGGAGCAGACATTGGTTGGATTTTTGATGTTGAAGGTGAAGATGGCTTCCGTAAACGTGAAGAGCGGATTATTAATGAATTAAGTCAACGCCAAGGTTTAGTTCTTTCTACTGGTGGTGGTTCGATTTTATCTAAAGAAACAAGAAATCATCTTTCAGCACGTGGAATCGTTATCTATCTTGAAACAACAGTAGAAAAACAATATCAACGGACTCAGAGAGATAAAAAACGTCCTTTATTGCAAGGTGTTGAAGATCCACGCCAAGTATTAGAAGATTTAGCAAAAGTACGTAATCCTCTATATGAAGAAATTGCTGATATTACATTACAAACAGATGATCAAAGTGCAAAATTAACAGCAAGTCGTATTATTGAATTATTGCAAAATGATCAAAATTAA
- the aroB gene encoding 3-dehydroquinate synthase yields the protein MVCVNVALQEREYPIYIGRGLLSQTDYFRGLKQGDKVMIVSNPTIAEYYLPTLTQTLQKCGCQVDNVLLPDGEKYKTLDSLNLIFTALLENKHGRDTTIIALGGGVIGDIAGYAAASYQRGVRFIQIPTSLLAQVDSSVGGKTAVNHSLGKNMIGAFYQPEMVIIDTDTLTSLPDREISAGLAEVIKYGAIFDAEFFAWLEQHIEQVIALEQDALQYCIQRCCQLKAEVVARDEKEKGDRALLNLGHTFGHAIEAHLGYGNWLHGEAVAVGMLIAAEQSCLLGDLNQHDLQRLQQLLEKAKLPIYSPEGMTAEQYLPYMMRDKKVLSGKLRLVLLKDLGQAYVSSDNAQALVIKAISKRIHLN from the coding sequence ATGGTTTGTGTCAATGTAGCCTTGCAAGAACGAGAATATCCAATTTATATTGGACGTGGTCTGTTATCACAAACTGATTATTTTCGTGGATTAAAGCAAGGCGATAAAGTAATGATTGTTTCTAATCCAACTATTGCTGAGTACTACTTACCAACACTAACCCAAACCCTCCAAAAATGTGGCTGCCAAGTTGATAATGTTCTTTTACCTGATGGTGAAAAATATAAAACATTGGACTCTTTGAATTTAATATTTACTGCTTTACTTGAAAATAAACATGGGCGTGATACCACGATTATTGCATTGGGTGGTGGTGTAATTGGAGATATTGCAGGTTATGCTGCAGCTTCTTATCAAAGAGGTGTACGCTTTATTCAAATTCCAACCAGTTTACTTGCTCAAGTAGATTCTTCGGTAGGTGGTAAGACAGCAGTCAATCATTCTTTAGGGAAAAATATGATTGGAGCTTTTTATCAGCCTGAAATGGTAATTATTGACACAGACACTTTAACGAGTTTACCAGATAGAGAGATTAGTGCTGGTTTGGCTGAAGTCATTAAATACGGTGCGATCTTTGATGCTGAATTTTTTGCTTGGTTAGAACAACATATTGAACAAGTTATTGCGTTAGAGCAAGATGCTTTACAATATTGTATTCAACGTTGTTGTCAGTTAAAGGCTGAGGTTGTTGCCCGAGATGAAAAAGAAAAAGGTGATCGTGCATTATTAAATTTAGGTCATACATTCGGGCATGCGATAGAAGCCCATCTTGGTTATGGTAATTGGCTACATGGTGAAGCTGTTGCCGTAGGGATGTTAATAGCTGCAGAACAATCCTGTTTATTAGGCGATCTTAATCAGCACGATTTACAACGCTTACAACAGTTGTTAGAAAAAGCAAAATTACCTATTTATTCTCCAGAAGGAATGACAGCAGAACAGTATTTACCTTATATGATGCGAGACAAGAAAGTATTATCAGGTAAATTACGTTTGGTCTTACTCAAAGATCTTGGGCAAGCCTATGTTTCCTCAGATAATGCTCAAGCACTAGTAATTAAAGCAATTAGTAAGCGTATTCATTTAAATTAA